The following proteins are co-located in the Anas platyrhynchos isolate ZD024472 breed Pekin duck chromosome 1, IASCAAS_PekinDuck_T2T, whole genome shotgun sequence genome:
- the ACE2 gene encoding angiotensin-converting enzyme 2 produces MLAHVLLLCGLSTVVVPQDVTNQAKMFLAEFNVRAEDINYENSLASWDYNTNITEETATKMNEAGAKWSAFYEEASRNASNFPLSDIQDPLLRLQIQSLQDKGSSVLSPEKYSRLNTVLNTMSTIYSTGTVCKTTAPFDCMVLEPGLDSIMANSIDYHERLWAWEGWRADVGRMMRPLYEEYVDLKNEAAKLNGYADYGDYWRANYEADYPEEYKYSRDQLIQDVEKTFEQIKPLYQQLHAYVRHRLEQAYGSQFISSTGCLPAHLLGDMWGRFWTNLYPLTVPYPAKPNIDVTDAMVQKNWDAVKIFKAAEAFFSSIGLYNMTEGFWKNSMLTEPTDNRKVVCHPTAWDMGKNDYRIKMCTKVTMDDFLTAHHEMGHIEYDMAYSQQPFLLRGGANEGFHEAVGEIMSLSAATPEHLKSLDLLEPTFQEDEETEINFLLKQALTIVGTMPFTYMLEKWRWMVFRGEITKQEWTKQWWEMKRDIVGVVEPVPHDETYCDPAALFHVANDYSFIRYYTRTIYQFQFHEALCKAANHTGPLHTCDITNSTAAGGSLRELLKLGRSKPWTQALESLTGEKYMNATPLLHYFEPLFNWLQKNNSGRYIGWNTDWTPYSENAIKVRISLKAAGQTYEWNKSELFLFKSTIAYAMRTYFAQKQQLIDFEATDVHVSEETQRVSFYITVSMPGNASNIVPKADVESAISMSRGRINEAFGLDDDTLEFVGIIPTLAAPYEPPVTIWLIIFGVVISLVVIGVIVLIVSGQRDRKKKAKGRERETESNCEVNPYDDDGRSNKGFELSDETQTSF; encoded by the exons ATGTTGGCTCACGTCTTGCTTCTCTGTGGTCTGAGCACTGTTGTGGTCCCACAGGATGTCACAAATCAAGCCAAAATGTTTCTGGCAGAGTTCAATGTGAGGGCAGAAGACATCAACTATGAAAACTCCCTTGCCTCATGGGACTACAACACCAACATTACTGAGGAGACGGCCACAAAGATG AACGAGGCGGGTGCCAAGTGGTCTGCATTTTATGAGGAGGCCTCCAGGAATGCCAGCAACTTCCCGCTATCCGACATCCAGGATCCTCTCCTCAGGCTCCAGATCCAGTCTCTCCAGGACAAGGGATCCTCCGTGCTGTCACCAGAAAAATACAGCAGG CTGAACACCGTGCTAAATACAATGAGTACCATCTACAGCACTGGGACTGTCTGCAAAACCACCGCACCATTCGACTGCATGGTGCTGGAGCCAG GTCTGGATTCTATTATGGCCAACAGCATAGATTACCATGAAAGACTGTGGGCATGGGAAGGCTGGAGAGCTGATGTTGGCAGAATGATGAGACCATTATATGAAGAGTATGTTGACCTTAAAAATGAGGCTGCAAAGCTTAATG GTTATGCTGACTATGGAGATTACTGGAGGGCAAATTATGAAGCAGATTACCCAGAAGAGTATAAATACAGCCGTGACCAGCTCATTCAAGATGTGGAGAAGACATTTGAGCAG ATAAAACCGCTGTACCAGCAGCTACATGCCTATGTGAGGCACCGTCTGGAGCAGGCCTACGGCTCCCAGTTCATCAGCTCCACGGGATGCCTCCCCGCTCATTTGCTGG gtGATATGTGGGGTAGATTTTGGACAAATCTGTATCCCTTGACTGTTCCCTATCCAGCCAAACCAAACATTGATGTAACTGATGCAATGGTTCAAAAG aattgGGATGCAGtgaaaatattcaaagctgctGAGGCCTTCTTCAGCTCCATTGGCCTCTACAACATGACTGAGGGCTTTTGGAAAAACTCCATGCTCACAGAGCCGACCGACAACAGGAAGGTTGTCTGCCATCCTACGGCATGGGATATGGGCAAAAATGACTACAG GATCAAAATGTGCACCAAAGTGACCATGGATGACTTCCTGACGGCGCACCATGAGATGGGCCACATCGAGTACGACATGGCATACTCTCAGCAGCCCTTCCTGCTGCGGGGCGGGGCCAACGAGGGCTTCCATGAAGCAGTAGGTGAAATTATGTCACTTTCTGCAGCTACGCCAGAGCACCTGAAATCTCTCGACCTCCTAGAGCCAACTTTCCAAGAGGATGAag AAACTGAAATCAACTTTCTGCTCAAACAAGCACTAACAATTGTTGGAACAATGCCTTTCACTTACATGCTGGAGAAGTGGAGGTGGATGGTTTTTAGGGGTGAGATTACAAAGCAGGAATGGACGAAGCAGTGGTGGGAGATGAA GAGAGACATAGTTGGTGTTGTTGAACCAGTCCCTCATGATGAGACGTACTGCGACCCTGCTGCACTGTTCCACGTGGCCAATGATTACTCATTCATAAG GTATTACACCCGGACCATTTACCAGTTCCAGTTCCATGAGGCACTTTGCAAAGCGGCCAACCATACCGGCCCTCTTCACACGTGCGACATCACCAATTCCACGGCAGCTGGTGGGAGTCTGAG AGAATTGCTTAAATTAGGCAGATCTAAGCCCTGGACTCAAGCACTGGAAAGCTTAACAGGAGAGAAGTACATGAATGCAACACCTCTACTCCATTACTTCGAACCTTTATTTAACTGGCTGCAAAAAAACAATTCTGGCAGATACATTGGCTGGAATACAGACTGGACTCCAT ATTCTGAAAATGCCATCAAAGTACGCATCAGCCTGAAAGCAGCAGGCCAGACG TATGAGTGGAATAAAAGTGAGCTCTTCTTGTTCAAGTCAACCATCGCCTATGCCATGAGGACATACTTCGCACAAAAGCAGCAACTCATCGACTTCGA GGCTACAGACGTGCATGTTTCGGAAGAGACGCAAAGGGTCTCCTTCTACATTACTGTCAGCATGCCAGGTAATGCCAGCAATATTGTGCCCAAAGCTGACGTGGAAAGTGCCATCAG CATGTCTCGGGGACGAATCAATGAGGCTTTCGGGCTGGATGATGACACGCTGGAGTTTGTGGGCATCATTCCAACCCTGGCTGCACCTTATGAACCACCAGTCACCATCTGGTTAATTATATTTGGAGTGGTCATTAGCCTGGTTGTCATTGGAGTTATTGTCTTGATCGTCAGCGGACAGAGAGATCGGAAAAA GAAggcaaaaggaagagagagagaaacagaatCAAACTGTGAAGTGAACCCTTATGATGATGATGGAAGAAGCAACAAGGGATTTGAACTATCTGACGAGACACAAACATCATTTTAG